Proteins from one Geomonas agri genomic window:
- a CDS encoding entericidin A/B family lipoprotein, which produces MKRKVAAAVAVILACMWTLTGCHTVKGFGEDLQSGGRAIERSSGR; this is translated from the coding sequence ATGAAGCGAAAAGTCGCAGCTGCTGTAGCCGTCATCCTCGCCTGCATGTGGACCCTGACCGGGTGCCACACGGTCAAAGGCTTTGGCGAGGACCTTCAGAGTGGCGGTAGGGCCATAGAGCGATCTTCAGGAAGGTAA
- a CDS encoding CxxxxCH/CxxCH domain c-type cytochrome, protein MNANHPFTLVRFVIALIGTAAFLSVVSCGEQSVSPQGSSADSSNTTVAKGADVSMLPIKGKLVSAVAPKKAVFGMIWFNTTENREYIFDGTLWVPHDQTVDDFYNSQALITKNTAKTVALIQDEVCVDGDPACTPTGAHAKHGSFACSVCHKVAGRLVFDKTGPAYAAGSTPTFDATAKTCSNVACHGVPSGTFSYYFPGGDGEPALNTVTYGGSTGSSQPTPSWYTTGAGACGGCHGNPPRNGSSGSNVWHSGYHAGTPTSNTNQCQFCHPDATGTNGQGVSITNAALHADGTVNVQARFTSACFGCH, encoded by the coding sequence ATGAACGCTAACCATCCGTTTACCCTGGTCCGGTTCGTGATTGCATTGATTGGAACAGCGGCGTTCTTGTCCGTTGTTTCGTGTGGTGAACAGTCCGTGTCGCCTCAAGGTTCCTCTGCCGACAGTTCGAACACAACTGTGGCAAAGGGTGCGGATGTAAGCATGCTTCCCATCAAAGGCAAGCTAGTTTCTGCGGTGGCCCCTAAGAAAGCGGTTTTTGGCATGATTTGGTTCAACACGACTGAAAACCGCGAATATATCTTCGACGGCACCCTGTGGGTGCCTCATGATCAGACCGTTGACGATTTCTATAATTCACAGGCGCTCATAACAAAAAACACCGCTAAAACCGTCGCGTTAATACAGGACGAAGTCTGTGTGGATGGTGACCCCGCCTGCACCCCGACCGGTGCGCATGCCAAACATGGCAGCTTCGCTTGCAGTGTTTGCCACAAGGTCGCTGGCCGCCTGGTCTTCGACAAAACCGGTCCCGCGTATGCAGCGGGCTCCACCCCAACCTTTGATGCGACAGCCAAAACCTGCTCAAATGTCGCCTGCCATGGAGTCCCCTCGGGCACATTCAGCTACTATTTCCCTGGTGGTGACGGTGAACCCGCACTAAATACGGTAACTTATGGTGGAAGCACTGGAAGTTCACAACCGACCCCCTCCTGGTATACCACCGGAGCAGGCGCCTGTGGCGGTTGCCACGGCAATCCGCCTCGCAACGGATCAAGTGGCTCCAACGTCTGGCACAGCGGCTATCACGCAGGCACTCCTACCAGCAATACGAACCAGTGTCAGTTTTGCCATCCTGACGCAACAGGCACGAACGGACAAGGTGTATCAATCACCAATGCGGCGTTGCACGCAGATGGAACCGTTAACGTGCAGGCAAGGTTCACATCTGCCTGCTTCGGCTGCCACTAA
- a CDS encoding YMGG-like glycine zipper-containing protein, with protein MRALKYIAVVLLVALSFGCVGMSRQQQSTLSGGAIGAGGGALIGGLSGGSPAVGAILGGAAGALTGYILGDPDAGGRYRHR; from the coding sequence ATGAGAGCTTTGAAATATATAGCAGTCGTGCTGCTGGTCGCGTTAAGCTTCGGATGTGTCGGGATGTCGCGCCAGCAACAGAGCACGCTTAGTGGAGGCGCCATAGGCGCCGGCGGCGGCGCTTTGATCGGTGGACTCTCTGGCGGGAGCCCCGCAGTAGGGGCGATACTTGGCGGTGCTGCAGGTGCGTTGACCGGGTATATCCTGGGCGATCCTGACGCCGGAGGCCGTTATCGCCACCGCTGA